TGTATCCGGATGTTGGCATGAAAGAAGGAAGAAACTGCTTTAGTTGCTCAATTCCTGCAAGTATGTTGTCATAGAACTGCGCGACGATCTAGTCGTATATTGAATACATACAAATTCGCGGTTATTTAAGCAGTTTCCGCATTTAAATAGGGCTTTTATAAATAACTATGAATATGAACTGGTTAAATGATCCCTGCGTGACTAAACTAGCATCTCTAACAGTTGGTCATGTGACTAGAGCTTCCGTGAAGCAGCTCGCGGTTTGACACATTAACACTGACAGTACTGAATTGTACAGCTTCTCTTTGCGTTTCAAATCCTCTCATAACTTCACAAAAACGTCGATATCTTGCGTTAGATGTAAAGTATGTTCTGTCTAGATGCTCAAAAGTGCGAAAAGGTCTATTCTGCGAAGATAAACACCTGCCACTGAACTCGAAACCTAATACCTCACTGTTGGCTGGTAAACTAGTGGCTCTAGGTGAGTTTACCTGCATAGGAGGGGGCTTTTCGGCACCTCTGTGTCCTCCGTTTGTCATCCTAATGTTGTCCCCATTTTTAGTGGACTTCTGAGAACATATTCAGAAAGAtactaaaaattaagttaaattaacttaaaactgAATTATAATGTAGAGTCTATAACATTCGAAGTGAATCACCTTGAACTTCATCCATACTTGTTTTAGGACAGTTTGGTAAATAGTTTAGCCATGTAGTAGAACTggttaaacatatttagaaatatataataaGTTAAAACAATTTAAACTGAATAacaatacagtagtcaacatttttaAGTGGACCATCACCTTTCGTCAAAGTATTGATCTACATCCATATTTGTTTTAGGACAGTTTGGTGAGAGTTTTTCGATTCACTTCAAACGTTTACttctgtatatctatatataagtGGTATGTGTACAATGGTTAGATGTTGCTTTCTGGTTTTTGCGGGTTGTTAAGTGGTTACATGGGaagaatttttaaataatcagATAATATTGCACTAGGACGTTTTAAGTTTTTCGTTTTAGGCTACTGTAGGAAAGGTTTAGTAACCATGTTAACCACAGTTTAATTACAAATACCATGGTTTTGCAAAACACATGGTTTAGCCTTGTCGTAAAACTGGTTATTCCAATTTTCATCCAGCTTGCTAGatcattaaaatgtgttttagcaTCTAGCTAGCATGGGACATGATTTTAGTGTGTTTCAGAATTTTGTTAGTGAGCTTTAAAACATTGTTGTTGTCATAAAGTTTGGCTCATTTTATCATTTGTCTCCATATATAGCTGTTTTCGCCTTTTATTTTGACAGGTTTTAGGTCTAACACAGCATATTCAACAGATTGAAGACCTCTATTGAGCTTATTCATCACATATGAATGTGTgtagccattggaatctttttttaTCTTAAGACCTCCAATCTCATTCACTTCTGTTGatgtttagatgttaaaaacagctcgtttaatgcaaactgatattttcttattatattattctactttaactgtatagtcatgaacacacttgtttgtagagcaagtagtttaatcgtttattattcctagtcatttctcccataggaaactgTATCGGAAGTTCTGAAGCAATCACAAAAACAAGCACGCTTCctcattgcagaataaggtcaatataatgtataaactctGGCACCTGTGAATGGCCTGACGTGGTGCTGTTGGCTTTTGATGACCCTCCCATCTCTTTGTCTAGACGTCTCCGCTCTTTTTCTCTGCGATCTCTTCctcgctctctttctcttccTCTGCCACGCTCTTCAGAAACCTCATGCTCATAGCCGTATCTCCCATCCTCATAACTTTAACCATAGAAAGGAGAAGCATGACTGAATGGCAGAAGTTGTgctctctgtctctttctctcacgCATTATCACGTTTACCAATGAAATAGTATTGGTGCTTCGATGGGAACATGTGAACCTCTGTCTGTATTTGGCTTGAGAGTAAAAAAGTATGTCATGCAGGGATTTTTTTActtaaacagattttttaaaccatatatgaattttttttaagcatgaaaaCACTAAAGGTGCAATGGGGGATCGTCTTCAGAAACAATTTTTGTTATGCTGGTTGTTGAAAGTCTCTTCGCATCCTGATAGCAAACATTAATTGAAGTGGTCTAAATCTATTTATGTATTCTGCGGAAGGTGTAGGACCAACAAAAGTTTGTCCAATCAAAATATTAGGTCCGAATGCTACAATAGGTCGCCCTAACTGCCTGTCAAAAAATGTAGGTTGAATTCAGGTCAATCGGCAcgctttgtgaagtttatttataaactaattttgagaggatcatgtgcttatgatcgcttgcggctggtcccgcattatccaatttatgattcaccaatcagacgattcctacgCCATtttaaataccctaagttccatatcacagccatcttccacactcctcctcctttcctagatggtggcccagtggttagcactgttgcctcacagcaagaacatcactggttctagtccttaccaagccagtcaacgtttctgtgcgaagtttacacgttctcttagtctaattgactaatccaaattggcaccatagacgtgctcctagtaagtagttatctcttaagagcaatcactatctgttcagtAGCTAGTACAgtaggggagctctcgagatctacctgagctcaaactcccctctcgccctgcaaacgggagggagccccgggctcgaggatcttatgagctcagggctctctccagagacagcatgccaaacaagctttataatcaatcatcagctatgtGTAAACTCTTGAATTATTAATTGAGATGACCAAATGACCTGAGTCCACAATAATTGCATACCCGTGCACACCTTGTTTGCATTTTAGACAGACAATTGCTGGCAAACATCAAGATGAATTATGATCATATTGTAATTAATAACCAGGCTTTTAGTTAGCTATAGCTTCTCTCTGGTGAATGTAAGATAATGTAATGTAGTGATGCTGTCTAGTGTGTGTTCTAGAGGCATGACTTAGGATAGAGATTTGCAGGGTGGGATGTAGGCTTTCAGTGCTATCTGGCTAAGGTTAGCATTTCCAAAATCCCCTATTACACCTTTCGCCAACTTGATTTCACCAAGAAGGACATGTggctggattaacatctatgttgatcctggaacaacattccaatcagctaaTCATAATTAAGGCATACGTCTACCTATGTTTAGgctaatggttgggtttatgcacttctacatgattgtcatccaactattattccgctccgattttgggaataatttatagttatgattgggtttaggggtaggggtaggTATGGTTACATTTTCAAGCAAAAAtgatgttcctggatcaacatcgATGTTAGATTGCATCTTTCTTGGCAAAACTGTGACGTGCTACACCTTTAACTGCGTTTTATTTTGAGAAAGGGATCTATCAATAGTAAATCATCACTTTTTTTCCAAGTGAAAATGCTAGAAGTCATACAAAGCATTTACTCCTACATCAGCACCAGAACTATGTCGGCGGAAAAATGCTATTACAACATTTCGCTAATTGTTTTATATCTAGTCTCTGACCTGTGCTGGTTGTCTCTGCGTGGGCTCCGGCTCTGTGGCCTCCTCCTCACTATTATTGCTTCTTCTTCTTCAGGGTACAGCTTTGATCTGGGAATATCTGCTATGATCACATAGTCCTCGATGGTCATTTCTGGCACTGCTGGTTGGCTGGAAGACCTGGGGTTTTCTGAAAGGATTAGCGCCTCTAAGCCACGCCTGATGTTGCTTCTGCTCCGATCAACGACTGGCTTGTCCATCTCTGGAGTTAAGGTTTGTGATTTTGTCAAATCAGGCGTCCGTGCCTGATTTCGACTTTGCCTTGATTGAGCGATGCTTGGTGTTGATGCTGGAGAGGTGGGGCTTAGATGGGAGTGGGTGGGGCTTAGCGATTGACGTGAATCAGATTTGGATTGTTTGTCCGAGATATCCGAGTAAACGTCATTCCTGCGACTCTTATTTTTTGATGTGCTTTTCTTTAGAGTATCACGTTCATCATAATTTCGATGAGGTGTCGAGGCACCACTAGTTCTGCTGTTGCGACCTGTATTTCGACTTCTAATTGTGTCACAATTGCTTCCGGGTGGTGAGAAATCTCGGCTGTTGTAGCCAGATCTGTGGCTACCACTTTTGCGGCTACTGCGGCCGCTATGGCTGCGTTCGTTATAACCACCGTCATCAGACTGTATTCTTTTCGACCAGCCGTTCCTTCCATCAGA
This genomic stretch from Danio aesculapii chromosome 1, fDanAes4.1, whole genome shotgun sequence harbors:
- the LOC130223988 gene encoding NK-tumor recognition protein-like, with the protein product MTRLEASLQRSESRSVIEMQSRRESANASRRGSVSMSRRESVSQQHTETRRETEQSNSRGIFKRANRFLSQDREQDDGSSSSPVRYYERGHALPANHSPERKAAIPFRNPDLGLPSYRRRYDNLSEQAMSGLSPQRHMSYSNFRRGDSQSRASPRSGSPRSTNVSPQRRGESRSSSYRRGSSTHGHRTSSQQASGKCTPSRRRDSIATRTSSPSRSSGTNKYADSYSPAHKRSPSQSSYGHSLDSEKLYKNLKSIASSAESDGSDGRNGWSKRIQSDDGGYNERSHSGRSSRKSGSHRSGYNSRDFSPPGSNCDTIRSRNTGRNSRTSGASTPHRNYDERDTLKKSTSKNKSRRNDVYSDISDKQSKSDSRQSLSPTHSHLSPTSPASTPSIAQSRQSRNQARTPDLTKSQTLTPEMDKPVVDRSRSNIRRGLEALILSENPRSSSQPAVPEMTIEDYVIIADIPRSKLYPEEEEAIIVRRRPQSRSPRRDNQHSYEDGRYGYEHEVSEERGRGRERERGRDRREKERRRLDKEMGGSSKANSTTSGHSQKSTKNGDNIRMTNGGHRGAEKPPPMQVNSPRATSLPANSEVLGFEFSGRCLSSQNRPFRTFEHLDRTYFTSNARYRRFCEVMRGFETQREAVQFSTVSVNVSNRELLHGSSSHMTNC